The DNA sequence AAGGTTCATCATTAGGAAGCTAAATCATCGTACGTTATGGCTTCATTATTAAGTAAAACATTCAAAACACCATTCCTCCTTAAACTGTATATCTCCAGACTCTCTCGTGTTTGCTTCTTTATCTCTAGTAGTAGTAGAGCCCAGGTATTAATTTCAATGTACATGCGTACGATTAATTAACTTAATCAAAGGCAAAAGGAAGCTTTATTCGTTgtttttaaataacataaaatgttatgcaCTCAGGATGTTACACTTACACATGAATTAACAAAAATGTTGTTAGACATTCTAATATTCAAGAGTGAATTTGTGGTATACGTAATGAAATTGAGTATGATCAAATTTACAAGGGTAGTAAAGCTGTGAGAGAAGACATTGAAGGCAACCAAAATGGGTTGGACATGCCGAACGACGGTCGCCCAGTCAAGGCGGTGGACAGCGTAGGAGACACAGAGATTAGTACCCGAAACAGAGGAGTAGCAGATGAAGAGACCAAAGGCCCAAATAGTAATACAACATCTGATGAAGATGATCCTAATATTCAAGATCTGAGGAGACGTGCTGGAGGCTATGATTTAGATCCACAACGCTAAATTAATTACTCTTTGATTCGTCTTCTTTTTTCAAAGTTGTACTGAATGTCTGCTGTGTTCTGCTTTTACTTACCTTAATTTCATTAATGTGTATGTGCCATTATCTCACCCGTCACCCTAATTGTTAATGGCTAgtcaaaatttattaatttttaacgaATACTTAACATGATTAATTTTGTCCgtgtatctattctatataaagtgtgcttatataactaaattcttggtttatgagaaattcatggatcactttttatttatatataataaaatattatttatataaaataaaacaataaaataaaaatcatatagattcaaaaaatttaaaacttcatatacaatttaattatatagattttaaaattttatatacgattcaaaaaaaaaaaagtgcataAATAATCACACTAACCTTGAACCTATATATAAATGCATAAATAATCATCTTCCTCCCCCAATCTCTTTCTAGCCAAAATTCTCTCAACTTATTAAACAACTTATAATACTATAATACATCCCTTGATGGTAATCCTtgatcttctttttttttttcttataaaaatcACATCCCTCATCTTCTataaacattattattattcttcacTTAAAGTTTTTACATTATTTTGAGTATCTTACAATATGTacactaattattaaatatatttttattttgatgataGGTATTCGCACTCTAAAtaagaatgaaaaagtagatGAGTGATAAAAAAGTATGTTTCTTATCCTTCATACAACTCGCTTTGGTGTGTCAAGGaaagaataacaaaattacATTGCAATTCTTTTATCCATTTCATATGGCTTGTGTTGTTAAGTTATTAAGTCTCATATAGCTACCAAGTACCAAGGTGTCTCGTCCTTACTCTTTTTCTTAAGATACATATATAGTACCAAGGTGATATATATGGCACTCTAAGATCTCTCTAATgagtattatttgttttttctttaattctctcttttctttgatttttattagtttcataaatattaattaatataaaatacgaCATGGCCTCTAAAATCTCTCTAATGAGtatattttaatatagatattaactaaaaaaatcaCTCCAAATATATCTATCTATtattcctttattttttttttcattttttttattttctaataaaacattaattaaaaaaaactacaatTAACGTAgtcatttatttaaaaaaaaaataaaataaaacattaattaaaaaaactacACTCAACGTAtataccaaaaaatatctactctctaatttttttttattttaattaattggtatatatattttttaaaatataataaattatttttttaccttttctttATAAAACTCAATTGATTTACTCtattaattagtatatatattttttaaaatatgataaCATGTTTGTTgacgttttttttttataaaactcaaatat is a window from the Cannabis sativa cultivar Pink pepper isolate KNU-18-1 chromosome 1, ASM2916894v1, whole genome shotgun sequence genome containing:
- the LOC133033514 gene encoding uncharacterized protein LOC133033514 translates to MASLLSKTFKTPFLLKLYISRLSRVCFFISSSSRAQGSKAVREDIEGNQNGLDMPNDGRPVKAVDSVGDTEISTRNRGVADEETKGPNSNTTSDEDDPNIQDLRRRAGGYDLDPQR